From the Acipenser ruthenus unplaced genomic scaffold, fAciRut3.2 maternal haplotype, whole genome shotgun sequence genome, one window contains:
- the LOC131729638 gene encoding uncharacterized protein LOC131729638, with product MPGPTSVAILSELIFISAADDFPLNRDTPDKKLKFVKHPESFRACLMQVCNQGWRAFNTAHKNMDQIRLYSLNIPNDIKMVVQTLMQEDTRIVEALLPPQLNKIDRVAKNCLKLANSVEESYLGVIELIGEILEVATAAKSSYTESLKEAERAIEEAQIRKKSAEKAKELAEKHFKEMQEQMKENKEAYKEAMSSLPGGWAMIGLALAESFKDSIKCIPETIKNLSQNPLARSYPEAVCAVDCDDEKRKDDLGATNNILTKSSQLLQAANSLNVFVSDEEINMKELRDQKTKKAKSEFSKKIFTRIKQEVERGKKCAAKKAVLKICEGGISICKDLEKLPSKIKEFFVKVLELHSSSNRLTNTSTFQCKSPHATKASNKLSPSSSVLETTINMAQYNVEQAKSELKNVREEHNRSFENMKQCDKELYEILIMMKKCDVKQIDFDTTLKILVQGLKALAVSKNNGLKWSISFR from the coding sequence ATGCCAGGGCCGACCTCTGTAGCTATTCTAAGTGAGCTGATATTTATATCGGCAGCTGATGATTTTCCTCTAAACAGAGACACACCTGacaaaaaactgaagtttgttaAACACCCAGAATCATTCCGAGCCTGCTTGATGCAGGTGTGCAATCAGGGATGGAGAGCTTTCAACACCGCCCATAAGAACATGGATCAAATCCGCCTCTACTCTCTGAACATACCGAATGATATAAAAATGGTGGTCCAGACACTAATGCAAGAGGATACAAGAATTGTTGAGGCACTTCTCCCTCCTCAGCTGAATAAAATCGATAGAGTTGCAAAGAACTGTTTAAAGCTAGCTAATAGCGTTGAAGAAAGCTACCTGGGTGTTATTGAGCTCATCGGGGAGATTCTTGAAGTCGCCACAGCTGCAAAGTCCTCCTATACAGAAAGCCTGAAAGAAGCGGAGCGAGCCATCGAGGAAGCCCAAATCAGAAAGAAGTCTGCGGAGAAGGCAAAGGAACTGGCAGAAAAGCATTTCAAAGAGATGCAGgaacaaatgaaagaaaacaaggAAGCATATAAAGAAGCAATGTCTTCTTTACCAGGTGGATGGGCTATGATTGGATTGGCATTGGCTGAAAGTTTCAAAGATTCAATTAAATGTATTCCTGAAACCATTAAAAATTTATCACAAAATCCTCTTGCAAGGAGTTATCCGGAAGCTGTATGTGCTGTGGATTGTGATGATGAAAAAAGGAAGGATGATCTAGGGGCAACAAACAATATTTTGACAAAATCTTCTCAGCTGTTACAGGCTGCAAACAGCcttaatgtgtttgtttcagatgAAGAAATCAACATGAAGGAACTCCGTGACCAGAAGACCAAGAAAGCCAAATCAGAGTTTTCAAAAAAGATATTTACTAGAATTAAACAGGAGGtagagaggggaaaaaaatgtgcAGCCAAAAAAGCTGTGCTCAAGATATGTGAAGGCGGCATCTCAATCTGTAAAGACTTGGAGAAGTTGCCTTCAAAGATTAAAGAGTTCTTTGTAAAAGTCCTGGAACTACATTCAAGCAGCAACAGGTTAACAAATACTTCAACTTTCCAATGTAAATCACCACATGCCACCAAAGCATCAAATAAACTTTCACCATCCAGTTCTGTTTTGGAAACAACTATAAACATGGCTCAATACAACGTAGAACAAGCCAAATCAGAACTGAAGAACGTCAGGGAAGAACACAATCGCAGCTTTGAAAACATGAAGCAATGCGACAAGGAGCTCTATGAAATACTGATCATGATGAAAAAATGTGATGTAAAACAAATTGACTTTGATACGACATTGAAGATCCTTGTCCAGGGGCTAAAAGCATTGGCCGTGTCAAAGAACAATGGACTAAAATGGTCAATTTCTTTCAGATGA
- the LOC131729639 gene encoding uncharacterized protein LOC131729639, producing MDAVQFAAMMDLLRQTLTAAVQGAARPAGPDPRLQRPTKMTAEDKPEAYLEVFEAMATSAGWAQAQWASYLLPQLTGEAQAAARTLSPERMMDYPAPKAAILNRVGATPEGYRRKFREEQFSAEEHPRTITHRLKDYAMGWLNPDASTKARSAPLNWNSEQGGLALTTNRREANKRPERKIKENNFKERKGKVGDRWAAPVLLYSETAECRTESRVVRVAATGEIPAAKCSTFIL from the exons ATGGATGCCGTCCAATTTGCGgccatgatggacctcctgcgccagaccctaactgctgcggtgcagggggctgctCGACCGGCAGGTCCTGACCCCAGGTTACAGAGACCCACAAAGATGACAGCCGAGGATAAacccgaagcctacctggaggtgtttgaggccatGGCGACCTCGGCCGGGTGGGCTCAGGCACAATGGGCCAGCTACCTCTTGCCCCAGCTGACGggagaggcacaggcagcagCGAGAACGCTATCCCCTGAgaggatgatggactaccccgcGCCTAAAGCGGCCATCCTTAACCGCGTGGGGGCTACCCCAGAGGGGTACCGGCGAAAGTTCCGGGAGGAACAGTTCTCAGCAGAGGAGCATCCCAGAACGATCACGCATCGTTTGAAGGATTACGCCATGGGCTGGCTGAACCCCGACGCGAGCACCAAAGCCAG atctgcccctttaaactggaacagcgagcaaggCGGTCTCGCTTTGACTACCAACAGACGGGAGGCTAACAAACGcccggaaagaaaaatcaaagaaaataattttaaagaaagaaagggaaaagtgggggatcgttgggcagccccagtattgttgtacagtgagacagcagagtgtaggacggagtcccgggtcgtacgggtagcggcgactggggagattcccgctgcgaagtgcagcacatttattttgtag